ATCGGGCTGTATGAAAGCCGAATATCACCATCAATCGTTGGTTCCAAGACCTGAACTTCTTTGTAAACAGCTTTGATCATCTAAAACTAGCCTCACTTTGTCAATAGCAAGTGCCTTGAGGTCAATAAACTAGCGAAGATATCGGCCGATTTCTGCCAGAACCAGTCTGGCCCGCGAGAAATAAATCGAACCGCATATTAGCACAGGCCGTTTTGTAAGACCAAGGTGGTTTTTCGATTGGTGTCCGGACTGGATGTTTTCGCCAAGCATAGTTGAGCACACTACGGCGCCAACAAGTCGCGATCCTGGTCAGCAATGTGACCAGGGCAAATCTGTAGGCATGTTTAGTTGAATGGACTAACAGGTGGCAACTCAAGCCGGCGGTGGATGGCGTAAAGCACAAGTTCAAGCCGGTCTGAAACTCCTACTTTGTCATAAATCGATCTGAGATGGTTCTTGACAGTTTGCTCGGTAATTCGAAGGTGTGCCGCGATGTCTCGATTTCGCCAACCCTGTGTAAGACAACTGATAATTGATTTTTCTCTGGGAGTGAGTGTATCAACTGGCCGCTGATGGTCGCCGTTGAGCAGATTCACGTCCTCCGAGCCGCTTTCCACCGGCGAAAACTCCTTGTGATCGTCGTCAAGAACCCTGCGCACGACTTCCACGAAATATTCGGGCTGTGCTGACCTTGAAACCATCCCTGATACCCCATTGCGAAACAGCTTTTCTTTCTGCTTATCACCAAGATGCGAATAGCTAACGAGCACCCTGCAATTGGGAGAGTCGGAACGGAGTCGATCAACAAACCGGTCGAACCCCGTAAGGGCTATCTCTTCCTGAACAAGAATCAAGTCGGGCCGAAAAGATCTGTTCATCGCCACCATTTGGACGGAATTTTCGGCCTGAGCGACCACGCGGAGATCATCCTCGACGCTGAACAGCTTCTTAAGGCCCAGCCTGAAGACGCCTTCGCCGTCCGCAATCAGGATTTTCGCTCTGCCTCTGTTATTCAGCTGCTTTCTTGGCTGCATTCTTGATATCGGGAAAACCGGGCCATCCAGAAATAACTAGCTGTTGGCGATGGTAGCGAGAATGTAACCGCTGGCCGCCTGCGGCGACCGGTCATCAGGGCCAGTTTCCTACACACGGTCACTCGTTGCGCTTGCCAGCGGCCAATTGATAGTCGTCGATAACAATGCCAAGCCCCGCTGAGTCCCCAGCCTGATTCTGCCGAATCACCCGTCCTATGCACTGCAACTGCATAGGCGTTTTGGTAACCTCAGTTGGAAGTGAAACCGTAAACTGGATCGGTGTGTTGTGACGAAGCCGGATCGGGGCCAGAATGAACAGGCCGTTGCCACTCATACTCTCCGTTTTTCCTTGAGCGAAACGCTCCCTCCCTGCCCTTGTCTTCCAACAAATCTGGACTGGAAGTTCGACGGGGATCCTCGTGCCCCCGCGAATCCCTTTCCTTCGGAAAGTCATATTTTCCCTCACCATTTCAACTATCGGAATTCCACTCATGTCTCTTTACACTTCCATTCGAGGGCTGCCTGGCTTTTCTGCCTCATAATCGCACCGGATACGCCTGCAAAGGATTGACCGTGCTGAAATTTCCAGCCCAGACAAACGCAGCCAGGCAAAGGGAGGGCTGACTATTGTCACCCGATACTGCCGCTGATAATCTTTCACGTGGAGGCATGAATTGCAGACGCTGAAGAAAGAATGTGACGAAATGGCGCTCACGCCTTTTCTTAAAAAGGAGTTTGACACATGAGGCTTGGTGAGATTGCTGAGAAGCTGGGTTGTAAGCTTGAAGGCCCAGAAGAACTCGAAATTACTGCCGTCGCTGGCTTGGAAGAAGCCGGGCCCTCGGATTTGACGTTTCTATCAAATCCCAAGTACCGGCGTAAGCTCCGGACAACACGGGCGGCCGCAATCATTCTCTCGCCGGAAGAGCCTGATCCTGGCCGTCCGGCGCTGAGATCCGCAAACCCCTATCTGGATTTTGCGCGGGCGCTGGAATATTTTTACCCTCCCGTCCGGCCTGAGCCGGCGATCCACCCCACTGCCATCATAGCTCCCAGCTCAAAAATCGGCCGAAGCCCGTCAATTGGCCCCTACGTGGTGATTGAAAGAGGAGTCGAAATCGGCGATGACTGCGTTATTAAGGGCCATGTGGTGATTTATGAAGGCGCAAAGATAGGCCACCGCTTCTTAGCCCACTCCCACGTGGTCGTCCGCGAAAACGTGCAGATCGGCAACGACGTGGTTCTCCAAAACGGTGCAGTCATCGGAAGCGACGGCTTCGGCTTTGCACGTCAGACCGACGGTTCTTACTACAAGATCGTCCAGGCTGGCAGCGTTGTGATTGAGGACAACGTTGAAGTCCAGGCGAACTCTTGCATTGACCGTGCTACGGTGGGCGTCACTCACCTCCGTAAGGGCGCAAAGGTTGATAACCTCGTCCAGGTGGGCCACGCCTGCGACATTGGTGAGAATACGCTGCTCTGCGGACAGTCAGGGCTTGCGGGCAGTTGCGAGATTGGAAAGAACGTGGTCCTTGCAGGGCAGGTTGGCGTGGCCGGCCACCTGACGATTGGTGACAATGTGATTGCAACTGCACAGACGGGAATACCCTCTGATATCGAATCTAACAACATCATTTCCGGATATCCGGCCATGGATAATTCGCGCTGGCTGAAATGTTCGGCGGCGTTCGCCCGCCTTCCAGAGATCTATGCAGCGGTGCGCGGGCAAATAAACCGGCCGCTGGCCTCGGAAAAAAACGAGTAAACGAAGCCAGCCTGGCAGTGTCATTGACCTTGCAGAAGCTGTATTTTGAAGATGAATTCAATCGCTGTGCAGCGCAAGGGGACGTTCCTCTGGCAAAAGGCCTTCTATCATTGCCCGTCGGACCTGCTCGGCCAGGCTCGTGCAGTCTGCAATGCTGCAACACGCCGTAGGGATAGGATCGTGGATCGTAATTCTCACTGGCCCTGGGCGGATTCTGAAATCGCCGCGAGGCATGATCTTGTATGCTCCTGACAGGGAAATCGGAACGATTGGCGCACCGGCCTTGATTGCCATGACAAAAATCCCCTTCTTGAAAGCCTGTAGCCGCCCTGTTCTGCTCCGGGTCCCCTCTGGAAAAGCCAAAAAAGAATGACCTGCTCTTAAGGAAGCTACGCCTTTGTCCACTGCTGCGTAGGCTTGCTCACGATTGCTTCGGTCCACGGGAATGAATCCCCGCATACGCATAGCGGTACCCATAATTGGAACCCGGAAAAATTCTCTTTTCGCCATGATCAGTATGGGAGGAAGGACCGCAGCCACGGCTGGAGGATCACAGTTACTCTGGTGATTCGGCATAAAGACCACAGCCTTCCCCGCGGGAATCTTCTCTCTGCCCGTGACTCTTAGACTGACTCCGGCCAGGCGAAGAGCGGCCCTTGCACTGAAAACTCCGACGCGGTAAAAGGTGTCCGTGTTTCCTTTGATGGCGGACCACAGGATCAAGGGAGGACCCAGAATCACCAGGAAGAGGATTAAGACGACATAAACCAGCAGCGTTCTGAGCATCAGTTTCCCGCCGTGGACCCTCTTTTAGCCCCACCCATCAGCCAGCCCCTGCGCAGGGTGAGTTGGGCCGAGGTGGCGTTGGGCATTTCCTCCACGTGGTAGACCTTTACACCCTTCGACCCCAGTAGATACGCGACCTCAAGAACCCTCGTCCCGCGTTGCACTGTGAAAACAACTTTCTGCCCTGGCTTGAAGTAAACCAATTCGCGGTCGGGAGTAACGGGAAGCTCGACGCCGTCCATTTTAAGAAGAATGTCGCCGGCCTGGAGTCCGGCTTTGTCCGCATTACTTCCCTGGACCACGGATTCCACCTGAATGGGACCGACGAAGGCTTGGAGAGAATCAAACCCAAGGTCAGGCTCTTCTTTCATTTTGATCTTCAGAGCTAATCCCGCATAACCAAGGTATTTTCCATAGTTGAGATCACCGGCCCCACTGATATTCCTGCTGAAGAATTCCCGAGCCGCGAATGCAGGCGCAAGCTGAGTCATTATGTTTTCAAGGTCGCTATCGCTGAAGAATCGGCCGCGCCGGGCAAACTCCCGGTTAAGCCACTGCATCACATCGTCCAGGCTGTAACGATTTTCACTCTCGTGACGGATGGCAAGGTCGAGCAGATAGCCAAGCAGTTCCCCCTTGTTGTAATAAGAGATGCTTCGCTCGGGTCGAAAGTAGTCGAGATATTTCTCAAGCCAGGCCTCCCGCCCAGATTCCTCTACACTCAGGAAATTTCTTGCCGGCCGTGAGTTGAGTTGGCCGATCTCCGCGGCCAGGTGGTTGTAAAATTGGCTGCTGTTGATCAATCCCGCGCGAAGCAAAGTAAGCTGTGCGTAAGTGTTGGTAACTCCTTCTGAGAACCAAAGGTCGCTCGTATCGTTTCCATGGATATAGTCGATGGGTTCCAGCCCCTGCGGACGAATGCGCTTAACATTCCAGAGGTGGAAAAATTCGTGTGCAGCAATATCTTCGAGGCTTTCGAATCCCGTGTGGATCTGGTCGGCCGGAATGCTGATAGCAGTGCCAGCCCGGTGTTCCATTCCGCCTCCACCCTTCTCCGGGAAAAAGAACATGAAGGTGTAACGCTTGAACGGAACGCCCTGCATCAGAGTTGTTTCAGTGGAGGTAATTTTCTCGAGCACTTCAAGCAGGCGCTTTGACGAATAGAGACCCTGGTCACCGTCAACAACAATGCGATACTCTGCGCCCTCCTGGACATAGTCGTATTCCTGGAACTTTCCTGCCTCGGCGGGACTATCTGCCAAGCGATCGTAGTCCGGCGCCTGGTACTCGCCGGGCCCGGGTCCATCATCCAACATCGTAATCAGCTTCCAGTCTTCCGGCAGAAGGAATTTAACCCGTACGGGACGCTGACGCTCATGCGGTAAGTACAGGAGCAACAGCGCAAAGTTCAGGAATGCGTGGCGGCCGTCCAGAATTGCAGAGAAGACGCTTTCCTGGTTAGCATAGACCTCGTAATGGATCTTCAGATCTGCACACGATTCCACGCTTGCCCACGTATTGATATCTTCTCGGCGGAGGGACACGGGTCGACCCTGGCACTCCGCTCGAACGTCCTGTAAATTGCGAACAAAGTCACGAATCTGGTAGAGGTTGCTCCATGCAGGAATCTGGAGCTCAGTTCCATCGCCGGCCTGCGGGATATGCATGGTGACATCCACCAGATGCGATGCCGGATTTCGCAAATCGAGCAGGTATAGAACAGGAGGATTCTGCGATCGTCCATCTGCAGATCCGGCGACGAACAGACAATACGCGGCGACAATGGCAGGAACGGTTTGCCGCCATCGGAACGCTGCAACAACTGTGTTGAACGAGTTTCTCATCCGCCGGGTTTGGATCTGCCACAGCGCAATTCGACTGTGCGAGCTTTATACTCTACGCCGATTCTGGTTTCGAAGGGAAGTCCACCAGTATAAGCCCGCACCAAAGCAAACCGTCAGCAGCCCAAAAAACGATTCCATAGGACGAAGCCGGACGGTCGAAATCAGCATGCCGCAACTGGCCACCAGAAAAACCCCGGGCACCAAAGGGAATAGACGGTCAACCGCAGGAAGCTTTTGCCAGTTCGGGCGTTTCCGCAGCCGAAAGATTCCGGCCGTCGCCAGTGCAGCAAAGAGGACCAGCATGAATCCGATATAGTAAATCAGCGCCTCGAAGCTTCCCGTAATGATCATGACAACCGTAGCCAACCCCTGGAACAAGATCGCAACAGCCGGGGTCTGGAACTTAGTGTGGACGCGCCCGGCCGAGGGAAAGAAGCACCCGTCCCGAGCCATCGCATAGTACACACGAGGCCCTACAATCACCATGGCGCTGATGCACGAAAGTAAGGCCGCGGCCATCATGCCGCTGAAAATGGCGCCACCGCGCCCAGTAAGCAGCGCTTTTGCCGCCTCCGACCCAACCGGCAGAACCCCTTTCAGCTTCTCAAGCGGAAGCGCGTAAATAAACGCCACGTTGCAAGCCAGATAGAATACGATGACGAGAAGCGTCCCGCCAACCAGGGCCAGAGGCAGCGAACGTTCGGGCGTCCGAATTTCTTCCGCTACATAGGTCGCAGCATTCCAGCCACTGTAAGCGAACATGACAAAGGTAAGTGAAACGGCAAATTGCAACGCCAGATTGTGTGAAGAAGCTCTGGGAGATGACAGCACAAAATGATGCCAATTACCGTGGCCGATGATGAAAGCAAGCGCCAGGAATGCGCTCAGCACTCCGATCTTGAGCAGCGTCAGCGTATTCTGCAGGCTGGCGGCGAACCGTAACCCCAAAATATTAACCACGGCAAACACGACGATGATGCCAACTGCCAGAAGTTGCCCGTTGCCCAGGTGAATCCATCCGATCCCCGAATGAAGGAATGAATCGGAAGATGAGGGGGAAAGAGAAGGAAAGAAGTAGCTGAGGTAAGCCGCAAAGGCCAGACCGCCCGCCGCAATGGGTGCAGAAAAACCCGCAAAAAATGAGACCCACCCGCTCACAAACCCCCACACTGGCCCCCAGGCCTCCCGGAGGTAGACGTATTCCCCGCCCGACCGAGGGAGGTTGACGCTCAATTCGCCGTAGACCAGGCAACCAGCTAAGGCCACAATCCCACCCACGATCCACACCCCGAGAACCAGCGAACTGCGGCCCAGGTCCGCGGCCAGAAATCCCGTCGTAGTGAAAATGCCGGTTCCGATCATATTCGCCACCACAAGGGCCGTGGCACTGAAAGTAGTCAACTCCCGTTTGAGCGAAGATTGCATCAGATAATCAATCCCCGGCGAAGGGGCCTTCCAGTGACATTTGGGCTGCTGGCTGCAGATGGCAATTCCGTATTATGCAGTTGGCAAGAACGATAACCCACAGGTCCTACAGGAGATCGTACTGCCAGACCATGGGAAAGCCAGCCGATTCCGCGTTGCGAATCCTCTCCGCATACAATCCGTACCACCGCAGGATAATGGAACCTCTCCAAGCCAACGGTGGCAAACCAGGCAGGCGTTTACTGCAATTTAAGCTTCTATTACGCCGATTATACTCTTCTCCGCCTGCGCGAGGATGGGCTTTCTTCACACAATTCGACCTTCCATCGAGGCTGGCACATTGCGGCGTGATGGTTATCACTTCAAAGCCCTGGCTCCCGCAAGGATAATTGAAATGGAAAAAGGTGAGAGCAACGCCCTGCAACAAGGGATGTTTGCGGGCCGCAGGCCGATTATCTCGTGGAGAGGCGAGAAGGATGCGAACAAGGTTATTCCACACATGGACAGTCTGGTTGACGTGGTGCGCTTTGTTGTTCTTGGCCACCAGCGGTTGTCAGAGACAAGTTATATCCAGTGTTGCAGTGTCTCCCGTCACCCCGGATATAGATACATCCAGCAAAGTTCGCGAATTGATGGTCCAGCGACAGATTGCCTCACGTGGAGTAAGCGACCAGCGGGTTCTGGAAGCCATGCGCAAGGTCCCGCGCCACCTTTTTGTGCCGCCCCAGATGGGACCCTACGCGTACCTGGACGCCCCGCTACCAATTGGCTACGGTCAGACGATCTCGCAGCCTTATGTCGTGGCATTTATGACGCATGCCCTTAAACTCAAGCCGGAAGACCGCGTTCTTGAGGTCGGAACAGGATCTGGCTATCAGGCCGCTGTGCTCTCCTTGATTGTGCGGGAAGTTTATTCCATTGAGATCGTCGAGCCCCTGGCTACTGAAGCAGCCTTGCGCCTGCGCGAGCTTGGTTACGAGAATGTTAAGGTTCGCGCCGGAGACGGTTACAGGGGTTGGCCCGAAGCAGCTCCCTTCGATGCGATTATGGTGACAGCGGCTCCCCGTCATGTTCCTCAGCCGCTCGTGGATCAGCTGACATCCGATGGATATTTGGTTCTCCCTGTTGGCAAGTATTTTCAAAAGCTGGTGCGGATCCAGCGCAGTGCTCATGGATTTAAGAGAGAAGATCTTCTTCCAGTTCGATTTGTTCCAATGACAGGTGAGGCAGAAAGATAACAAGCCTTCTGCGGGCTGATCCACACGATAATTCTTGCGCCTACCCTGGCGGATAGTAGACTCCGTCCGCAATCAGTCTTACAGGGCCAGCAAGCGTGACTTCCTTGTCTTCAGGCCATTTTACTTCAAGTGTGCCTGCCAGAGTTCGGACCTTGACCGATCTCTGAGTAAAGCCGTTTAGAATGCATGCCACGACGGCTCCACAGGAACCGGTGCCGGAAGACAAGGTCTTTCCGACCCCTCGTTCCCAATAGCGAACTTCGATCTCGTTTTTTGAAAGGACATGGACAAATTCTACATTTGTTCTATTAGGAAACAACGCGCTGCGCTCAATTTCACGGCCGATTTCCTCCCAGGGAATAATCGAAAACTCCTTGACAAATATTGAGCAGTGCGGATTGCCCATAGAGGTAACTGTCGCGCCCAGGATGCCGTGAGTCGTGAGGATCGGATAGCCAATCACAGGCGATGGATGTTTCCCTGCGACGAACGGGATTTTTTGCGGATTCAGGATGGGTTTGCCCATGTTCACTTGGAACTTCCACTTTTCCTGCTTGGCCCGGGAGCCTCCAGACATGAGTTCCAAGACCTTGACGCCGGAGGCCGTCTCTACTCGAAGTAAGTGAAGCCTGCGTCGTTCCCGCACCAGGAAGGCCCCGGCACAACGGATGCCATTACCTGACATTTCAGCTTCGCTGCCATCTGCATTAAAGAAGCGTACACGAGCATGATTGTCTGCCGTCCGGGGTTTCTGTACGAGGAGAAGTCCGTCCGCGCCCACCCCGGTATGCCGCTCGCAAATGGAATGCGCGAGCCTGCTGAAGTTTCCAGATATGTTGCTGCCGTTCATGACGATGAAGTCGTTGCCCAGCCCATGGAATTTTGTAAAGATAATCTTTGAATTGTCGCCCATGAGTTCGATTCCGCCTGTTAACCCTGCTCTTGATGCGTGAAACACTGCGCATTCAGAGGTAAACTATCCACCTTTGCGCCGATAAACCGTGATGCTCTGCTGTTGCGGCAAATTCCATTGATAGATTGGTCCGAAATCCCGAAACGCTTCCGGATATGTTCGCATCAGGATGTCGACCGGATCGTTTTCGCCGCTTACAATCCACTCCACGAATTCCTGCGCTCCGCCAGGTAGCTTCCGCCAGTACCGGCGATTATTTCCGGTCAGAATATTCCGAAAGGGAATGCCCAGCGTGGGAGCCACACACGGCCATTCGCCTGACTGCATCAATATCGTCTTACCATCGTAATGACTCCTAAAGAAAGCAATCAGCGCCTGGTCAGGTGCGGTTTTGCATGGCGTATTTAGAATGCCCTCTATAATTATCGGCAGTTTGCGTGCCCCCCCCGCCAGCATCCAGGCGTTCTGCACGGCAACTACAGCCAGACAAGCCGTCAGAATTCCCGTCCTTAAAATCCGTGGCAGCGTTGGAGAGACAACA
The nucleotide sequence above comes from Acidobacteriota bacterium. Encoded proteins:
- a CDS encoding 1-acyl-sn-glycerol-3-phosphate acyltransferase codes for the protein MLRTLLVYVVLILFLVILGPPLILWSAIKGNTDTFYRVGVFSARAALRLAGVSLRVTGREKIPAGKAVVFMPNHQSNCDPPAVAAVLPPILIMAKREFFRVPIMGTAMRMRGFIPVDRSNREQAYAAVDKGVASLRAGHSFLAFPEGTRSRTGRLQAFKKGIFVMAIKAGAPIVPISLSGAYKIMPRGDFRIRPGPVRITIHDPIPTACCSIADCTSLAEQVRRAMIEGLLPEERPLALHSD
- the lpxD gene encoding UDP-3-O-(3-hydroxymyristoyl)glucosamine N-acyltransferase gives rise to the protein MRLGEIAEKLGCKLEGPEELEITAVAGLEEAGPSDLTFLSNPKYRRKLRTTRAAAIILSPEEPDPGRPALRSANPYLDFARALEYFYPPVRPEPAIHPTAIIAPSSKIGRSPSIGPYVVIERGVEIGDDCVIKGHVVIYEGAKIGHRFLAHSHVVVRENVQIGNDVVLQNGAVIGSDGFGFARQTDGSYYKIVQAGSVVIEDNVEVQANSCIDRATVGVTHLRKGAKVDNLVQVGHACDIGENTLLCGQSGLAGSCEIGKNVVLAGQVGVAGHLTIGDNVIATAQTGIPSDIESNNIISGYPAMDNSRWLKCSAAFARLPEIYAAVRGQINRPLASEKNE
- a CDS encoding amino acid permease; translated protein: MQSSLKRELTTFSATALVVANMIGTGIFTTTGFLAADLGRSSLVLGVWIVGGIVALAGCLVYGELSVNLPRSGGEYVYLREAWGPVWGFVSGWVSFFAGFSAPIAAGGLAFAAYLSYFFPSLSPSSSDSFLHSGIGWIHLGNGQLLAVGIIVVFAVVNILGLRFAASLQNTLTLLKIGVLSAFLALAFIIGHGNWHHFVLSSPRASSHNLALQFAVSLTFVMFAYSGWNAATYVAEEIRTPERSLPLALVGGTLLVIVFYLACNVAFIYALPLEKLKGVLPVGSEAAKALLTGRGGAIFSGMMAAALLSCISAMVIVGPRVYYAMARDGCFFPSAGRVHTKFQTPAVAILFQGLATVVMIITGSFEALIYYIGFMLVLFAALATAGIFRLRKRPNWQKLPAVDRLFPLVPGVFLVASCGMLISTVRLRPMESFFGLLTVCFGAGLYWWTSLRNQNRRRV
- a CDS encoding M61 family peptidase encodes the protein MRNSFNTVVAAFRWRQTVPAIVAAYCLFVAGSADGRSQNPPVLYLLDLRNPASHLVDVTMHIPQAGDGTELQIPAWSNLYQIRDFVRNLQDVRAECQGRPVSLRREDINTWASVESCADLKIHYEVYANQESVFSAILDGRHAFLNFALLLLYLPHERQRPVRVKFLLPEDWKLITMLDDGPGPGEYQAPDYDRLADSPAEAGKFQEYDYVQEGAEYRIVVDGDQGLYSSKRLLEVLEKITSTETTLMQGVPFKRYTFMFFFPEKGGGGMEHRAGTAISIPADQIHTGFESLEDIAAHEFFHLWNVKRIRPQGLEPIDYIHGNDTSDLWFSEGVTNTYAQLTLLRAGLINSSQFYNHLAAEIGQLNSRPARNFLSVEESGREAWLEKYLDYFRPERSISYYNKGELLGYLLDLAIRHESENRYSLDDVMQWLNREFARRGRFFSDSDLENIMTQLAPAFAAREFFSRNISGAGDLNYGKYLGYAGLALKIKMKEEPDLGFDSLQAFVGPIQVESVVQGSNADKAGLQAGDILLKMDGVELPVTPDRELVYFKPGQKVVFTVQRGTRVLEVAYLLGSKGVKVYHVEEMPNATSAQLTLRRGWLMGGAKRGSTAGN
- a CDS encoding protein-L-isoaspartate(D-aspartate) O-methyltransferase — its product is MRTRLFHTWTVWLTWCALLFLATSGCQRQVISSVAVSPVTPDIDTSSKVRELMVQRQIASRGVSDQRVLEAMRKVPRHLFVPPQMGPYAYLDAPLPIGYGQTISQPYVVAFMTHALKLKPEDRVLEVGTGSGYQAAVLSLIVREVYSIEIVEPLATEAALRLRELGYENVKVRAGDGYRGWPEAAPFDAIMVTAAPRHVPQPLVDQLTSDGYLVLPVGKYFQKLVRIQRSAHGFKREDLLPVRFVPMTGEAER
- a CDS encoding response regulator transcription factor, which gives rise to MQPRKQLNNRGRAKILIADGEGVFRLGLKKLFSVEDDLRVVAQAENSVQMVAMNRSFRPDLILVQEEIALTGFDRFVDRLRSDSPNCRVLVSYSHLGDKQKEKLFRNGVSGMVSRSAQPEYFVEVVRRVLDDDHKEFSPVESGSEDVNLLNGDHQRPVDTLTPREKSIISCLTQGWRNRDIAAHLRITEQTVKNHLRSIYDKVGVSDRLELVLYAIHRRLELPPVSPFN
- a CDS encoding diaminopimelate epimerase; amino-acid sequence: MGDNSKIIFTKFHGLGNDFIVMNGSNISGNFSRLAHSICERHTGVGADGLLLVQKPRTADNHARVRFFNADGSEAEMSGNGIRCAGAFLVRERRRLHLLRVETASGVKVLELMSGGSRAKQEKWKFQVNMGKPILNPQKIPFVAGKHPSPVIGYPILTTHGILGATVTSMGNPHCSIFVKEFSIIPWEEIGREIERSALFPNRTNVEFVHVLSKNEIEVRYWERGVGKTLSSGTGSCGAVVACILNGFTQRSVKVRTLAGTLEVKWPEDKEVTLAGPVRLIADGVYYPPG